A window of Trichoderma atroviride chromosome 3, complete sequence contains these coding sequences:
- a CDS encoding uncharacterized protein (BUSCO:EOG092D0XC3): MNGSLADPSVSSLDAIDYDPIDHLNLLFSHPSAVSSISQVSQALRYRQDELSYEINALESAQAYEPDSSLERMRSAQTELAQLFRKIETVRSRAIETEQNITSMTADIKRLDGTKKNLTLSMTALKRLQMLTTAYEQLRGLAKTRQYRECAGLLQAVLQLMKHFNSYRSIEQIATLSREVSELQRELLEQVCEDFEMAFTKGEVSAKKNTLVEACLVMDALGESAKSRLVSWYINTELREYRQVFRGNDEAGNLDNIGRRYAWFKRMMKTHEDDHAAIFPAYWRVNETLATAFCDGTRDDFKGILERSMRRPDGNKIDVNLLLSCLQETLNFEQSLEKHFSNDPRASIDTLSSTEEKSHNFNGLVSVAFEPYLSLWVESQDKQLAAMIPKYRTQPLIPPEEEFTPQTVISSALELFHFYKLTLSQCAKLSTSDRLLDLSKTFAKYLDEYAQQVLLRKLQSSGQKSPSMQDAVLVLNTADFWHINTNQLEENIKKRIDPELVAKVDLSSQSDAFLGVASAAVLALVHIVELDCEGVWREMKNTNWSTMDSAGDQSSWVGELVNHVNGKTEEILGIVTKQQYARAFCDNLVDHLVTAFINNIVQCRPISEVGAQQMLVDKYALTKSFGNLMSYHNPSPAQQTPSATFVRRVEQSMNRMDPLLKTLQVRQSPPEGLVQAYLIHIADRSDTNFKKILELKGVRKMDQVHLIELFGIHRDGSSNDKLAQNSPLLTPLMLTSSLSSAGGLGAINTASASLGGGSARFDAGSLGEKLLSAARDISNTSQSGSDKATINENLRNFGKFFKRDISGLGLKFGMRDGVEDGHR, translated from the exons ATGAATGGCTCTCTCGCAGACCCCTCGGTATCAAGTCTAGACGCAA TCGACTATGACCCCATTGACCACCTCAACCTCTTGTTTTCGCATCCCTCGGCCGTATCATCGATAAGCCAAGTCTCGCAAGCTCTCAGATACCGCCAGGATGAGCTCTCGTACGAAATCAACGCCCTCGAATCGGCCCAGGCCTACGAGCCGGACTCGAGCCTGGAGCGAATGCGGTCGGCGCAGACGGAGCTCGCGCAGCTCTTTCGCAAAATCGAGACGGTGCGGTCGCGAGCGATAGAGACGGAGCAGAACATCACATCCATGACTGCGGATATCAAGCGACTGGACGGCACCAAGAAGAACCTGACGCTGAGCATGACGGCGCTGAAGCGCCTGCAGATGCTGACCACGGCGTACGAGCAGCTGAGGGGCCTTGCGAAGACGAGGCAATATCGGGAGTGTGCGGGTCTGTTGCAGGCCGTGCTGCAGCTGATGAAGCATTTCAACAGCTACAGGAGCATAGAGCAGATTGCAACGCTCAGCCGTGAAGTGTCGGAGCTGCAaagggagctgctggagcaggTCTGCGAGGATTTCGAGATGGCATTTACAAAGGGGGAGGTcagcgccaagaagaacacGCTGGTGGAAGCTTGCCTGGTCATGGACGCCTTGGGCGAGTCGGCCAAGTCCAGGCTGGTCAGCTGGTACATCAACACCGAGCTGCGAGAGTACCGCCAGGTATTCCGGGGCAACGACGAGGCGGGAAATCTGGACAATATCGGGCGCAGGTATGCGTGGTTCAAGCGTATGATGAAGACGCACGAGGACGACCATGCCGCCATATTTCCTGCGTACTGGCGCGTCAATGAGACGCTTGCTACAGCCTTCTGCGACGGCACGCGCGATGACTTCAAGGGTATCTTGGAGCGCAGTATGCGGCGCCCGGATGGCAACAAGATTGATGTCAACCTGCTCCTCAGCTGCCTACAAGAGACTTTAAATTTCGAACAAAGCTTGGAGAAGCACTTTTCAAACGACCCAAGAGCCAGCATCGATACTCTGAGCTCTACAGAGGAGAAGTCGCACAACTTCAACGGCCTCGTATCGGTGGCCTTTGAGCCATACCTGAGCCTCTGGGTGGAGTCACAGGATAAACAGCTCGCAGCCATGATTCCAAAGTACCGCACGCAGCCTCTCATTCccccagaagaagagtttACGCCGCAGACGGTCATTTCCTCAGCGCTGGAGCTTTTCCATTTCTACAAGTTGACCTTGTCTCAGTGCGCGAAACTGTCTACGAGCGATCGCCTGCTAGATCTATCAAAGACGTTTGCCAAATACTTGGACGAGTATGCTCAGCAGGTGTTGCTGCGAAAATTACAGTCGAGCGGACAGAAGAGTCCCTCGATGCAAGATGCCGTCTTGGTTTTGAACACGGCAGACTTTTGgcacatcaacaccaaccaATTGGAAGAGAATATCAAGAAGCGCATTGATCCGGAGTTGGTGGCCAAGGTCGATTTATCATCCCAGTCCGATGCTTTCCTGGGCGTAGCAAGCGCTGCCGTGCTGGCTTTGGTGCACATTGTTGAGTTGGACTGTGAGGGCGTCTGGCGGGAGATGAAAAATACCAACTGGAGCACAATGGACAGCGCGGGGGACCAGAGCTCCTGGGTGGGTGAGCTTGTCAATCATGTCAACGGTAAGACGGAAGAGATTCTTGGTATTGTTACAAAGCAGCAATACGCGAGGGCATTCTGCGACAACCTCGTGGACCATCTTGTGACAGCCTTTATCAATAACATTGTCCAATGTCGACCAATATCTGAGGTTGGGGCCCAGCAG ATGCTCGTTGACAAATACGCACTTACAAAATCCTTTGGAAACCTGATGTCATATCACAATCCGTCGCCAGCGCAGCAAACGCCATCTGCCACGTTTGTGAGGCGAGTTGAGCAAAGCATGAACCGGATGGACCCTCTGCTCAAGACGCTGCAAGTTCGCCAGTCGCCGCCAGAGGGCCTTGTGCAGGCATATCTCATACATATTGCGGACCGCTCAGACACAAACTTCAAGAAGATCCTGGAGCTCAAGGGCGTGCGCAAGATGGATCAGGTTCACCTGATTGAGCTATTTGGAATCCACCGTGACGGCAGTTCCAACGATAAGCTCGCCCAGAACTCTCCGCTACTGACACCCCTGATGTTGACatccagcctcagcagcgcTGGCGGCTTGGGTGCCATCAACACAGCCTCTGCTTCCCTGGGAGGCGGCTCGGCGAGGTTCGATGCAGGGTCGCTGGGCGAGAAACTGCTCAGTGCGGCGAGGGACATTAGCAACACTAGCCAGAGCGGCTCGGACAAGGCCACGATTAATGAGAATTTGAGGAACTTTGGAAAGTTTTTCAAGCGAGATATAAGTGGCCTGGGGCTGAAGTTTGGGATGCGCGATGGAGTTGAGGACGGGCATCGATAG
- a CDS encoding uncharacterized protein (EggNog:ENOG41): MGPALGSLKPGQSQSFPRGTDEQEVLENRRKINFSSWMNRNSTGPDNFTGTPFASSRPFSVRRLIPFGNNSSGGVFGEGDVDGSRPASIASIDLPRPSTDSGSIWGVQGEQGGLLGTKNRLWSPDNRWPSRSGSRRPSIHGSPSIMTTTLASAEDVILDEDDLLDPQTSPSQIGVIGSRPPTALKSLNQRLNPAAPTFFGYHPSESDADGSQSKDGSRSKAKGNRPKGKEPATPGMEFSRFLDDSPSDTRKSRDARSIHTQNSVTESHESLALDATLSNTPSDLHSNADSAAKDADNVVMKLFRKGSSSKFGLSNRLGKDSGLFKKGPGSATHSDRNASVDHRSSIGDIDDLGEDSSQLGRSYDSVGSSPSLGPAKSRDSKESRISGWRFMKKKGKDSTSKEKEGAEADRSHEEE, translated from the coding sequence ATGGGCCCTGCGCTTGGCTCTCTAAAGCCGGGGCAGAGCCAATCGTTCCCTCGGGGAACAGATGAGCAGGAGGTGTTGGAAAATCGCCGCAAGATCAACTTTTCTTCCTGGATGAATCGCAACTCGACTGGGCCAGACAACTTTACCGGAACGCCTTTCGCGTCAAGCCGACCTTTCTCGGTGCGTCGACTCATTCCATTCGGTAACAACTCAAGTGGTGGAGTCTTCGGCGAAGGGGATGTCGACGGCTCCAGGCCAGCATCCATTGCCTCCATCGACTTACCGAGGCCATCAACTGACAGTGGTTCTATATGGGGAGTTCAGGGAGAGCAGGGAGGGCTACTTGGCACGAAAAATCGACTGTGGTCTCCGGACAATCGATGGCCTTCCAGAAGCGGCTCCAGGCGCCCGTCTATCCACGGATCGCCATCTATCATGACTACCACCCTGGCCTCCGCCGAAGATGTGATTTTGGACGAAGATGATCTACTTGACCCCCAGACTTCGCCTAGCCAGATTGGAGTTATTGGCTCTCGCCCGCCGACGGCATTAAAGTCTCTCAACCAGCGTCTGAATCCTGCAGCGCCAACTTTCTTTGGATACCACCCCTCAGAATCTGATGCGGACGGGTCCCAGAGTAAAGACGGGAGTAGGAGTAAAGCAAAAGGAAACAGGCCGAAGGGCAAGGAACCTGCGACACCTGGCATGGAGTTTTCCCGTTTCTTGGACGATTCCCCCTCTGATACACGCAAGTCTCGAGACGCTCGGTCTATCCATACGCAGAATTCGGTTACTGAATCTCACGAATCGCTAGCGCTTGACGCAACCTTATCCAACACACCATCCGACCTCCATTCTAACGCTGACTCGGCTGCCAAAGATGCAGATAATGTCGTCATGAAGCTGTTCCGTAAAGGCAGCTCTAGCAAGTTTGGTCTGTCAAATAGACTTGGCAAGGACTCTGGACTGTTTAAAAAGGGGCCCGGCAGCGCAACCCATTCGGATAGAAATGCGTCCGTTGACCATCGCTCTAGTATCGGTGATATTGATGATCTAGGCGAAGATTCTTCTCAGCTCGGTCGTAGTTACGACAGCGTGGGAAGTAGTCCTTCTCTCGGCCCTGCCAAATCTAGGGATTCCAAAGAAAGCCGTATTAGCGGATGGCGTTTcatgaaaaagaagggcaaagaCTCTACTTCTAAGGAAAAGGAAGGCGCTGAAGCCGATCGGAGTCACGAGGAAGAATAA
- a CDS encoding uncharacterized protein (EggNog:ENOG41~SECRETED:SignalP(1-24)): MSWELSALTLLSLSAVGFWGLGSPQPFHRKAFYILVSASAVLVDPRQAIARMYTGAHEAFLDYQLDALLAQHFKMALTFGAVLWLLHRGWQTLWKPVPELINILGVDIPEPPDVSLAGIRSDAATLSWTRPTSNRPVQKYAIQVNGVHVGDSPGNEVAITVTGLKPNHYYNVRVVAVGPNNFQAGSALLRLRTFGKDGRPLLGNSRLPTNFTDPEQPRLNPGEDESDDSDDALFPMPTVEAAPVLNDSSANSREPNGTAPGQRRNTINRRHSPSVASLDQPHIKLPIFDGPEMSLDELNCKFEGIRKEIDDTLALYAKDEADSQQQEEELKGEKERKRQMLKEKEEQTAQLKALVRTTMEQMRGAEKDRAKKEQQLRDKETKKSKVRDNVSKLDTETLRMKRDREKFEAQKTALADKRDSDVRKLDEMNVELLDKCAELEAELKDKGKQLQDLKAAREELPDAHDEQWKEDDFKLRRDWDARRKELHARWAAESKGTYELDQQIHMLSKQLRMEQSNLEFLNHGVASNVDFEMSPPPRPRCLSNANMSSPSPVMPSEPGYPPSCWLSKRWIRPSPFHGHDSDSRPR; this comes from the exons ATGTCATGGGAGCTTTCAGCCCTGACGCTTCTCTCCCTCAGCGCTGTTGGCTTCTGGGGGCTCGGTAGTCCCCAGCCCTTCCATCGCAAAGCCTTCTACATCCTCGTCAGCGCCTCGGCTGTCCTGGTCGACCCTCGCCAGGCGATTGCGCGCATGTACACCGGCGCCCACGAGGCCTTTCTCGACTACCAGCTCGATGCTCTGCTTGCTCAACACTTCAAGATGGCCCTTACTTTTGGTGCCGTGCTCTG GCTGCTCCATCGCGGATGGCAAACTCTCTGGAAACCGGTCCCCGAACTTATCAATATTCTTGGTGTCGATATACCTGAACCTCCTGATGTCAGCCTCGCTGGCATTCGATCCGACGCGGCCACTCTCAGTTGGACTCGCCCAACTAGTAATCGGCCCGTGCAGAAATATGCGATTCAAGTCAATGGAGTACACG TGGGCGATTCGCCAGGCAACGAGGTGGCTATTACGGTGACCGGGCTGAAGCCCAACCACTATTACAACGTTcgtgttgttgctgttggacCCAACAACTTTCAAGCCGGCAGTGCTCTTCTACGACTGCGCACctttggcaaagatggcaggCCGTTATTGGGCAATTCACGACTCCCTACCAACTTTACGGATCCCGAACAACCCCGACTCAACCCTGGCGAGGATGAAAGCGACGACTCTGACGATGCCTTATTTCCTATGCCAACTGTGGAAGCTGCACCGGTCCTTAACGATAGCTCGGCAAATTCCCGCGAGCCTAATGGGACTGCGCCTGGGCAAAGGCGAAATACAATCAATCGTCGCCACTCACCCTCCGTAGCGAGCTTAGATCAGCCCCATATTAAACTCCCGATTTTCGATGGCCCTGAAATGTCTTTGGACGAGCTGAATTGCAAATTCGAAGGGATTCGGAAAGAGATTGATGACACCCTGGCTCTTTatgccaaggacgaggcggattcacagcagcaagaagaggagctgaaAGGCGAGAAAGAACGAAAGCGGCAAATgttgaaggaaaaagaagagcaaacgGCCCAGCTCAAGGCCCTGGTGAGAACTACCATGGAGCAGATGAGAGGAGCGGAAAAGGATCGGGCGAAAAAGGAGCAGCAACTGCGAGATAAGGAAACTAAGAAGTCCAAGGTACGGGATAATGTCTCCAAACTTGACACTGAAACACTGCGCATGAAGCGAGATCGCGAAAAGTTTGAGGCACAAAAGACAGCTTTGGCAGACAAAAGGGATTCAGATGTGCGAAAACTGGACGAGATGAATGTTGAGCTTCTGGACAAGTGCGCTGAACTGGAAGCGGAATTGAAGGACAAAGGAAAGCAGCTACAAGATCTCAAGGCAGCTCGAGAGGAGCTACCTGATGCCCATGATGAGCAGTGGAAAGAGGATGATTTCAAACTGAGGAGGGACTGGGACGCCAGAAGGAAAGAACTGCATGCGCGATGGGCTGCAGAATCCAAGGGGACGTATGAGCTGGACCAGCAGATTCATATGCTGTCCAAGCAGCTAAGGATGGAACAGTCCAATCTGGAATTTCTCAACCACGGAGTTGCTTCAAACGTAGACTTTGAGATGTCTCCGCCGCCTCGGCCTAGGTGTCTGAGCAACGCAAACATGTCATCGCCAAGTCCAGTTATGCCCTCTGAGCCTGGATACCCCCCCTCCTGCTGGCTTTCCAAACGCTGGATTCGGCCCAGCCCTTTTCATGGACATGACAGCGACTCACGGCCAAGGTGA
- a CDS encoding uncharacterized protein (BUSCO:EOG092D2RJR) produces MQYVRNLSDSVSTAWNSINPATLSGAIDVIVVERDDGTLACSPFHVRFGKFSLLRPYEKKVEFRINGTKQHYSMKLGEGGEAFFVFETSDSIPESMQTSPLVSPASSPPFGPADSSSDMAEPDHLELDGESGKPRRPTPAVIQLQSDENGMITPLSSSPPLSSSHPGSADWHGAFDRPHSDTILRKAALPHDDAISDNESPSESERSHSPPILGASEAIARARALSKGLSAVNIPTHITETGDLMLDMTGFKSNEEDMLRAEVLARNILSEEMDGNYDIGALFGFDEEGNLWVYSSEDAKQAAMNKTIESSLQAHRHAVAADAVSDPGYQSDGSDLTSAPHVPSHRRSESDAGPGGMHTPPRTPTGSMQPVKSYAKTLRLTSDQLKDMNLKYGENSMSFTVNRATCSANLYLWKQETPVVISDIDGTITKSDALGHVLNMIGRDWTHSGIAKLYSDIALNGYNIMYLTSRSVGQSDSTRTYLNNIVQEGFKMPHGPTILSPDRTMAALRREVYLRKPHVFKMATLRDIRNLYGPDGTPFYAGFGNRLTDQISYRTVDVPRTRIFTINSNSEVSLDLLSLNKLKMTYVNINEVVDHYFPPVDTLVRGGGEDYTDFMYWRDDPLQMDDFSASESDEDEEEEDDQGSTYTDEEEEEDEEEVGEGLADSYLSHDEYDDDEVDGARMMDSVMQSIETEDADDEENYEDDAEDEDAEASDDDEDRTRVVEDVSAEIISGFDRRDVEQEEQDLPVVEVPVEIRSPTMPL; encoded by the exons ATGCAGTACGTGCGAAACCTCAGCGACTCGGTTTCCACGGCCTGGAACTCGATCAACCCGGCGACTCTGAGCGGTGCCATTGACGTTATTGTCGTCGAGCGCGACGATGGCACCTTGGCCTGCTCGCCCTTCCACGTCCGCTTCGGCAAGTTTTCGCTTTTGCGCCCATACGAGAAGAAGGTCGAGTTCAGGATCAATGGCACCAAGCAGCACTACTCCATGAAGCtgggcgagggcggcgaggccttcttcgtcttcgagACTTCTGACTCTATCCCGGAATCGATGCAGACCTCACCGCTGGTCTCTCCAGCAAGCAGCCCGCCTTTTGGACCGGCAGATAGCTCTTCAGATATGGCAGAGCCAGATCATCTAGAGCTCGATGGGGAATCAGGGAAGCCACGTAGACCGACCCCCGCCGTTATTCAACTGCAGTCGGATGAAAATG GCATGATTACACCTTTATCATCTTCCCCTCCGCTTTCGAGTTCACACCCTGGCTCTGCCGACTGGCACGGAGCTTTCGATCGACCTCACAGCGATACCATTCTGCGAAAAGCAGCTCTGCCCCACGACGACGCCATTTCAGATAACGAGAGCCCATCGGAATCGGAGAGATCACATAGCCCACCGATTCTTGGTGCAAGCGAAGCCATCGCGCGCGCCAGGGCGCTGTCCAAGGGATTGTCCGCCGTCAACATTCCAACCCACATCACCGAGACAGGGGATCTCATGCTAGACATGACAGGCTTCAAGAGCAATGAAGAAGACATGCTCCGCGCCGAAGTGCTCGCACGCAACATTCTTTCAGAGGAGATGGACGGCAATTACGACATCGGGGCTCTGTTTGGCTTCGACGAAGAAGGAAATCTCTGGGTCTACAGTAGCGAAGACGCCAAGCAGGCTGCTATGAACAAGACCATTGAGTCGTCGCTACAGGCTCACCGTCACGCCGTTGCCGCCGACGCCGTGTCGGACCCAGGCTACCAGAGCGATGGCAGCGATCTCACCTCTGCGCCACATGTGCCGTCCCACCGCCGCTCAGAGTCTGATGCCGGCCCTGGCGGGATGCACACTCCTCCTCGAACCCCAACCGGCTCTATGCAGCCGGTCAAGAGCTACGCCAAGACTCTTCGACTGACTAGCGATCAATTGAAGGACATGAACCTGAAATACGGTGAAAATTCAATGAGCTTCACAGTCAACCGGGCAACGTGCTCTGCCAATCTGTATCTCTGGAAACAAGAGACGCCCGTCGTCATTTCAGACATTGacggcaccatcaccaaaTCCGATGCTCTTGGCCATGTGCTGAACATGATTGGCCGAGACTGGACTCACTCTGGTATTGCAAAGCTCTATAGCGACATTGCGCTGAACGGATACAACATCATGTACCTGACCAGTCGCTCCGTCGGGCAGTCCGACTCCACCCGCACTTATCTGAATAATATTGTCCAGGAAGGCTTCAAAATGCCCCACGGCCCAACAATTTTGTCTCCTGATCGCACAATGGCAGCTCTGCGCCGCGAGGTGTACTTGCGGAAGCCTCACGTGTTCAAGATGGCAACTCTACGGGACATCCGAAATCTGTATGGGCCAGACGGTACTCCTTTCTATGCCGGTTTTGGCAACCGTCTAACCGACCAAATTTCCTACCGAACGGTGGATGTGCCAAGAACCCgcatcttcaccatcaactccaactcGGAAGTATCACTTGACCTCCTGAGTCTTAATAAACTCAAGATGACTTATGTCAATATTAATGAGGTAGTGGACCACTACTTCCCCCCTGTTGATACCCTGGTCAGGGGTGGCGGGGAAGACTACACCGACTTCATGTACTGGAGAGATGACCCTCTCCAGATGGATGACTTCTCGGCAAGTGAGagtgacgaagacgaggaggaggaagatgaccAGGGCAGCACTTATactgacgaggaagaagaagaggacgaagaggaggtgGGCGAAGGGCTTGCGGATAGCTACCTCTCGCACGATGAGtacgatgacgacgaagtTGATGGGGCCCGCATGATGGACTCTGTTATGCAGAGCATCGAGactgaagatgctgatgatgaggaaaacTACGAGGACGACgctgaggatgaagacgccGAGGCAtctgatgatgacgaggacaGAACCCGGGTGGTGGAAGATGTCTCAGCCGAAATCATTTCTGGG TTTGATCGCAGAGACGTCGAGCAGGAAGAACAAGACCTGCCGGTTGTCGAAGTACCTGTCGAGATCCGTTCCCCCACGATGCCAttgtga
- a CDS encoding uncharacterized protein (BUSCO:EOG092D2RJR), which produces MQYVRNLSDSVSTAWNSINPATLSGAIDVIVVERDDGTLACSPFHVRFGKFSLLRPYEKKVEFRINGTKQHYSMKLGEGGEAFFVFETSDSIPESMQTSPLVSPASSPPFGPADSSSDMAEPDHLELDGESGKPRRPTPAVIQLQSDENGMITPLSSSPPLSSSHPGSADWHGAFDRPHSDTILRKAALPHDDAISDNESPSESERSHSPPILGASEAIARARALSKGLSAVNIPTHITETGDLMLDMTGFKSNEEDMLRAEVLARNILSEEMDGNYDIGALFGFDEEGNLWVYSSEDAKQAAMNKTIESSLQAHRHAVAADAVSDPGYQSDGSDLTSAPHVPSHRRSESDAGPGGMHTPPRTPTGSMQPVKSYAKTLRLTSDQLKDMNLKYGENSMSFTVNRATCSANLYLWKQETPVVISDIDGTITKSDALGHVLNMIGRDWTHSGIAKLYSDIALNGYNIMYLTSRSVGQSDSTRTYLNNIVQEGFKMPHGPTILSPDRTMAALRREVYLRKPHVFKMATLRDIRNLYGPDGTPFYAGFGNRLTDQISYRTVDVPRTRIFTINSNSEVSLDLLSLNKLKMTYVNINEVVDHYFPPVDTLVRGGGEDYTDFMYWRDDPLQMDDFSASESDEDEEEEDDQGSTYTDEEEEEDEEEVGEGLADSYLSHDEYDDDEVDGARMMDSVMQSIETEDADDEENYEDDAEDEDAEASDDDEDRTRVVEDVSAEIISGVGHLSVKEEIEN; this is translated from the exons ATGCAGTACGTGCGAAACCTCAGCGACTCGGTTTCCACGGCCTGGAACTCGATCAACCCGGCGACTCTGAGCGGTGCCATTGACGTTATTGTCGTCGAGCGCGACGATGGCACCTTGGCCTGCTCGCCCTTCCACGTCCGCTTCGGCAAGTTTTCGCTTTTGCGCCCATACGAGAAGAAGGTCGAGTTCAGGATCAATGGCACCAAGCAGCACTACTCCATGAAGCtgggcgagggcggcgaggccttcttcgtcttcgagACTTCTGACTCTATCCCGGAATCGATGCAGACCTCACCGCTGGTCTCTCCAGCAAGCAGCCCGCCTTTTGGACCGGCAGATAGCTCTTCAGATATGGCAGAGCCAGATCATCTAGAGCTCGATGGGGAATCAGGGAAGCCACGTAGACCGACCCCCGCCGTTATTCAACTGCAGTCGGATGAAAATG GCATGATTACACCTTTATCATCTTCCCCTCCGCTTTCGAGTTCACACCCTGGCTCTGCCGACTGGCACGGAGCTTTCGATCGACCTCACAGCGATACCATTCTGCGAAAAGCAGCTCTGCCCCACGACGACGCCATTTCAGATAACGAGAGCCCATCGGAATCGGAGAGATCACATAGCCCACCGATTCTTGGTGCAAGCGAAGCCATCGCGCGCGCCAGGGCGCTGTCCAAGGGATTGTCCGCCGTCAACATTCCAACCCACATCACCGAGACAGGGGATCTCATGCTAGACATGACAGGCTTCAAGAGCAATGAAGAAGACATGCTCCGCGCCGAAGTGCTCGCACGCAACATTCTTTCAGAGGAGATGGACGGCAATTACGACATCGGGGCTCTGTTTGGCTTCGACGAAGAAGGAAATCTCTGGGTCTACAGTAGCGAAGACGCCAAGCAGGCTGCTATGAACAAGACCATTGAGTCGTCGCTACAGGCTCACCGTCACGCCGTTGCCGCCGACGCCGTGTCGGACCCAGGCTACCAGAGCGATGGCAGCGATCTCACCTCTGCGCCACATGTGCCGTCCCACCGCCGCTCAGAGTCTGATGCCGGCCCTGGCGGGATGCACACTCCTCCTCGAACCCCAACCGGCTCTATGCAGCCGGTCAAGAGCTACGCCAAGACTCTTCGACTGACTAGCGATCAATTGAAGGACATGAACCTGAAATACGGTGAAAATTCAATGAGCTTCACAGTCAACCGGGCAACGTGCTCTGCCAATCTGTATCTCTGGAAACAAGAGACGCCCGTCGTCATTTCAGACATTGacggcaccatcaccaaaTCCGATGCTCTTGGCCATGTGCTGAACATGATTGGCCGAGACTGGACTCACTCTGGTATTGCAAAGCTCTATAGCGACATTGCGCTGAACGGATACAACATCATGTACCTGACCAGTCGCTCCGTCGGGCAGTCCGACTCCACCCGCACTTATCTGAATAATATTGTCCAGGAAGGCTTCAAAATGCCCCACGGCCCAACAATTTTGTCTCCTGATCGCACAATGGCAGCTCTGCGCCGCGAGGTGTACTTGCGGAAGCCTCACGTGTTCAAGATGGCAACTCTACGGGACATCCGAAATCTGTATGGGCCAGACGGTACTCCTTTCTATGCCGGTTTTGGCAACCGTCTAACCGACCAAATTTCCTACCGAACGGTGGATGTGCCAAGAACCCgcatcttcaccatcaactccaactcGGAAGTATCACTTGACCTCCTGAGTCTTAATAAACTCAAGATGACTTATGTCAATATTAATGAGGTAGTGGACCACTACTTCCCCCCTGTTGATACCCTGGTCAGGGGTGGCGGGGAAGACTACACCGACTTCATGTACTGGAGAGATGACCCTCTCCAGATGGATGACTTCTCGGCAAGTGAGagtgacgaagacgaggaggaggaagatgaccAGGGCAGCACTTATactgacgaggaagaagaagaggacgaagaggaggtgGGCGAAGGGCTTGCGGATAGCTACCTCTCGCACGATGAGtacgatgacgacgaagtTGATGGGGCCCGCATGATGGACTCTGTTATGCAGAGCATCGAGactgaagatgctgatgatgaggaaaacTACGAGGACGACgctgaggatgaagacgccGAGGCAtctgatgatgacgaggacaGAACCCGGGTGGTGGAAGATGTCTCAGCCGAAATCATTTCTGGGGTTGGTCACCTATCCGTGaaagaggagattgagaattaa